A single Stutzerimonas stutzeri DNA region contains:
- a CDS encoding MFS transporter, giving the protein MKMKWSAFPWVCFAMCVGVMGTALISPLYPLYQQAWQLRTSDISLIYVVYMVGALFGLLFMGRLSDTLGFRKVMLTGLLLGWAGTLLTMLAWNLPSLNIGRFAVGLSSSLIVTSASVGLVQISRDGASQRISMITSFLLAFGFGLGPITGGVIGQWLPVPLKVTYVPSLVLGVLAVYALMRIPLKSHADEQAAAPLGWRTFLPRLAWAHRQDSVAYLLTCACPFFAFGVFGIYASMAPLFLEKMLPWHGPVVSGTSIGVILLASAMTQLLCARMSLRWCGLLGLLAVVLSNAMLVLNFRLGSPTVFIIGVCAAASGHGMCLLAGISMVNRIARPAERSGLISTYLVCGYVGSIVPLIGAGWIADHYGLPMAITSLGLCVMAIATPAAVGYFLHPRMRGG; this is encoded by the coding sequence ATGAAAATGAAGTGGTCAGCGTTTCCCTGGGTGTGCTTCGCCATGTGCGTGGGCGTGATGGGCACGGCGCTCATTTCACCGCTGTACCCGCTGTATCAGCAAGCATGGCAGCTGCGCACCAGTGATATTTCGCTGATCTACGTGGTGTACATGGTGGGGGCACTGTTCGGGCTTCTGTTCATGGGGCGGCTTTCGGACACGCTGGGTTTTCGCAAGGTCATGCTGACAGGGCTGCTGCTGGGCTGGGCCGGAACGCTGCTGACGATGCTGGCCTGGAACCTGCCGAGCCTCAATATTGGCCGTTTTGCGGTGGGGCTGTCCTCCAGCCTGATCGTGACCAGCGCCTCGGTGGGCCTGGTACAAATCTCCCGCGACGGCGCCTCCCAGCGGATATCGATGATCACCAGCTTCCTGCTGGCCTTCGGCTTTGGCCTGGGTCCGATCACCGGCGGAGTCATCGGCCAGTGGCTGCCCGTCCCCCTGAAGGTCACCTATGTGCCGTCGCTGGTGCTTGGCGTGCTGGCCGTGTACGCCCTCATGCGGATACCGCTGAAATCCCATGCCGATGAACAGGCCGCCGCACCACTCGGCTGGCGAACGTTCCTCCCGCGTCTGGCCTGGGCCCACCGCCAGGACTCGGTGGCGTACCTGCTGACCTGCGCCTGCCCGTTCTTCGCCTTTGGCGTGTTCGGCATCTACGCCTCGATGGCGCCGCTGTTTCTGGAAAAGATGCTGCCCTGGCACGGCCCGGTGGTCAGCGGGACATCCATCGGTGTCATCCTGCTCGCCTCGGCCATGACGCAACTTCTCTGCGCCAGGATGAGCCTGCGCTGGTGCGGGCTCCTCGGGCTGCTGGCGGTCGTGCTCAGCAATGCCATGTTGGTGCTGAACTTCAGACTCGGTTCGCCCACGGTCTTCATCATCGGCGTCTGCGCTGCCGCCTCCGGGCATGGCATGTGCCTGCTGGCGGGTATCAGCATGGTCAACCGTATTGCCAGGCCCGCCGAGCGTTCCGGGCTGATCTCAACCTATCTCGTCTGCGGCTATGTCGGCAGCATCGTGCCGCTGATCGGCGCCGGCTGGATCGCCGACCACTACGGCTTGCCCATGGCGATCACGTCACTGGGCCTGTGCGTCATGGCCATCGCCACGCCGGCGGCGGTCGGCTATTTTCTGCATCCACGGATGCGCGGAGGCTGA
- a CDS encoding 3'-5' exonuclease, whose protein sequence is MALYATCVGGDVRRGWTSSSGRVRVRPTQHRETVDMATIHIHQREDTDRLPRFPGLECDGIVIPSSPEAFGQAVEEIRAFSEVGFDTESKPTFRPGEPSTGPHLLQFATPEKAYLFQVGLPGSHEAAKLLLESEHLLKIGFGLGSDRSRLRSKLGIELRHFLDLGTALRYHGKKGQVGLRGAVAGVLQATIAKSRKVSTSNWANAVLSESQQRYAANDAYAALQVFLAFDQPTRERLRVHSSLGKKQPS, encoded by the coding sequence ATGGCCCTGTACGCAACGTGTGTGGGCGGGGACGTACGGCGCGGCTGGACGAGCAGCTCTGGTAGAGTCCGAGTTCGTCCGACCCAGCATCGAGAAACTGTAGACATGGCAACCATCCACATCCATCAGCGCGAGGATACCGACCGTCTGCCCCGTTTCCCTGGCCTGGAATGCGACGGCATCGTCATTCCCTCTTCGCCTGAAGCCTTCGGGCAGGCCGTGGAGGAGATCCGGGCTTTTTCCGAGGTCGGATTCGATACCGAATCCAAGCCAACCTTCAGGCCCGGTGAGCCCTCCACCGGCCCGCATCTGCTGCAATTCGCGACCCCTGAAAAGGCGTACCTGTTTCAGGTGGGCCTGCCCGGGAGCCATGAGGCGGCAAAGCTGCTGCTGGAGTCGGAGCACCTGCTGAAGATCGGTTTCGGGCTGGGCTCGGATCGCTCCCGGCTGCGTAGCAAGCTGGGCATTGAATTGCGGCATTTTCTGGACCTCGGAACGGCATTGCGCTACCACGGCAAGAAAGGTCAGGTTGGGCTGCGCGGCGCGGTCGCCGGTGTGCTTCAGGCCACTATTGCAAAGTCTCGCAAGGTATCGACCTCGAATTGGGCGAACGCCGTGCTCAGCGAGTCGCAGCAGCGCTATGCAGCCAATGACGCCTATGCGGCACTCCAGGTTTTCCTGGCGTTCGACCAGCCGACACGGGAGCGCCTCCGCGTGCACAGCAGCCTGGGGAAAAAACAGCCAAGCTAA